The following proteins come from a genomic window of Carassius gibelio isolate Cgi1373 ecotype wild population from Czech Republic chromosome B8, carGib1.2-hapl.c, whole genome shotgun sequence:
- the LOC127964061 gene encoding ankyrin repeat and BTB/POZ domain-containing protein 1-like isoform X2, with the protein MDAVDLFSSCRKGDIARVRYLVEQRDVELNIRDKWDSTPLYYACLCGHEELVQYLLANGAKCEANTFDGERCLYGALSDPIRRLLKEYKRITAKAMQRDYYDQFLQTLLEQGNYSDVTFMVHGEMFKAHRCILSARSEYFAHMLETKWRGKSDITLKHPLVNPAAFGAIMQYFYTGRLDIDVNYVEDCKRLAKQCKISELIEELEVKCKQVYEFVSNKPGTCVKVLTLDPHDSQLQDGMALLADSALPAELRVGYGQLPFDLTDSFPSYPDICFRVEGYDFLCHKAFFCGRSDYFKALVEDHFSEGETLQTHPRIPVITLHDVSHDLFTRILYYIYSDNTQLSPENVFEVLCVADMYLLPGLKRLCGRTLAVLLNQENVLHMWKTAKLFRLSRLEDQCTEYMAKIIERV; encoded by the exons ATGGACGCTGTTGATCTGTTTTCAAGCTGCAGAAAGGGCGACATTGCCAGAGTGAG ATACCTGGTTGAACAGAGGGATGTAGAACTGAACATCAGAGATAAGTGGGACAGCACACCTCT GTATTATGCGTGTCTCTGTGGACATGAAGAGCTGGTGCAGTACCTGCTTGCCAATG GAGCGAAGTGTGAGGCGAACACGTTTGACGGCGAGCGCTGTCTGTACGGAGCGCTGAGCGATCCCATCCGCCGCCTGCTCAAAGAGTACAAGCGCATCACGGCGAAGGCCATGCAGAGAGACTACTACGACCAGTTCCTGCAGAC GCTTTTGGAGCAGGGAAACTACAGCGATGTGACGTTTATGGTGCACGGTGAGATGTTCAAGGCCCACCGCTGTATCTTGAGTGCCCGATCAGAATACTTTGCCCACATGCTGGAGACCAAGTGGAGGGGGAAGAGTGACATTACCCTCAAACATCCACTG GTCAACCCTGCTGCCTTTGGTGCAATCATGCAGTATTTCTACACTG GCCGTTTGGATATAGATGTGAATTACGTGGAGGACTGCAAGCGTTTGGCGAAACAGTGCAAGATCAGCGAGCTGATTGAGGAGCTGGAAGTGAAGTGCAAACAGGTTTATGAGTTTG TGTCTAATAAGCCCGGGACGTGTGTGAAGGTGTTGACTCTGGATCCTCATGACTCTCAGCTGCAGGATGGGATGGCTCTGCTGGCTGACAGCGCACTTCCTGCCGAGCTGCGG GTTGGATATGGTCAGCTTCCTTTCGATCTAACTGATAGTTTTCCCAGTTACCCTGACATCTGCTTCCGGGTGGAGGGCTATGACTTCCTGTGTCATAAG GCGTTTTTCTGTGGTCGCAGTGATTATTTTAAAGCTCTGGTGGAGGATCATTTCAGCGAGGGGGAAACTCTGCAGACTCATCCTAGGATTCCCGTCATCACCCTTCATGACGTGTCTCACGATTTGTTTACAAGAATCCTGTACTACATCTACAGTGATAACACTCAG CTCTCTCCTGAGAACGTGTTTGAGGTTCTGTGTGTGGCTGACATGTACCTGCTGCCGGGTCTGAAGCGTCTGTGTGGCAGGACTCTGGCTGTGCTGCTCAACCAGGAGAACGTGCTGCACATGTGGAAGACGGCCAAACTGTTCCGGCTCTCGCGTCTGGAGGACCAGTGCACTGAATACATGGCCAAGATCATAGAGCGG GTTTAA
- the LOC127963054 gene encoding keratin, type II cytoskeletal 8-like isoform X2, with protein MNSYSNRSIGSYPRAGAQTPRQVNMALAAAPIRPVSVNTDLLTPVDLQLDPQMQGVRNQEKEEIKSLNNRFASFIDNVRKLEQENKLLETKWQLLQNEAKPESKLEPMLKSYIASLQAKLERVNKDREHLDAELRNAQMQAEKQRQRYEDEINNRDKAENEFVLLKKDVDTVFVVEHALADQVTEVLDDLKFFKSFHEQEIRELQDDLKDTSVVVQMDNSRQLDMDKIIDNMKRQFKEISACSQKDSEAWIKFDMISSQARQCNTEIKDSKGAIADLKRQIARLQKEIASAKFQRESVDDQIKEADRRGEEAVHDAKEQIRALQDAMQKAKQDMTRNVRDYQELMNVKLALDIEIATYRKLLEGEENR; from the exons aTGAACTCCTACAGTAACCGCTCAATTGGCTCTTACCCCCGCGCCGGAGCACAAACACCCCGGCAGGTGAACATGGCACTGGCTGCTGCCCCCATCAGGCCTGTCTCTGTTAACACAGACCTCCTAACTCCCGTGGATCTCCAGCTGGACCCTCAAATGCAGGGTGTGCGGAACCAGGAGAAAGAAGAGATCAAATCTCTCAACAATCGCTTTGCCTCCTTCATCGATAAT GTCCGTAAATTAGAGCAGGAGAACAAGCTTTTGGAGACTAAATGGCAGCTGCTACAGAATGAGGCCAAACCTGAGTCTAAACTGGAGCCCATGCTGAAGTCCTACATCGCTTCACTGCAGGCAAAGCTGGAGCGGGTGAATAAAGACAGAGAACACCTGGACGCTGAGCTCAGGAATGCCCAAATGCAGGCTGAGAAACAACGACAAAG GTATGAGGATGAGATTAACAACAGAGATAAAGCTGAAAATGAGTTTGTTCTTCTGAAGAAG GATGTGGATACTGTATTCGTAGTTGAACATGCCTTGGCAGATCAAGTAACTGAAGTCCTGGATGACCTGAAATTTTTCAAGAGCTTCCATGAACAG GAGATCCGTGAGCTGCAGGATGACCTGAAGGACACGTCCGTTGTGGTGCAGATGGACAACAGCAGGCAGCTGGACATGGACAAGATCATCGATAATATGAAGAGACAGTTTAAGGAGATTTCGGCATGCAGCCAAAAGGATTCTGAGGCCTGGATCAAG TTTGATATGATCTCATCACAGGCTCGCCAGTGTAACACTGAGATAAAAGATAGCAAAGGTGCAATAGCTGATTTAAAAAGGCAGATAGCGAGACTGCAGAAGGAGATAGCCTCGGCTAAATTTCAG CGTGAGAGCGTGGATGACCAGATCAAAGAGGCGGATCGTAGAGGTGAGGAGGCGGTGCATGACGCGAAAGAACAAATCAGAGCACTGCAGGACGCAATGCAGAAAGCCAAACAAGACATGACCAGAAATGTTCGAGACTACCAGGAGCTGATGAATGTCAAACTGGCTCTGGATATTGAGATCGCCACCTACAGGAAACTACTGGAAGGAGAAGAGAACAGGTGA
- the LOC127964061 gene encoding ankyrin repeat and BTB/POZ domain-containing protein 1-like isoform X1, translating to MDAVDLFSSCRKGDIARVRYLVEQRDVELNIRDKWDSTPLYYACLCGHEELVQYLLANGAKCEANTFDGERCLYGALSDPIRRLLKEYKRITAKAMQRDYYDQFLQTLLEQGNYSDVTFMVHGEMFKAHRCILSARSEYFAHMLETKWRGKSDITLKHPLVNPAAFGAIMQYFYTGRLDIDVNYVEDCKRLAKQCKISELIEELEVKCKQVYEFVSNKPGTCVKVLTLDPHDSQLQDGMALLADSALPAELRVGYGQLPFDLTDSFPSYPDICFRVEGYDFLCHKAFFCGRSDYFKALVEDHFSEGETLQTHPRIPVITLHDVSHDLFTRILYYIYSDNTQLSPENVFEVLCVADMYLLPGLKRLCGRTLAVLLNQENVLHMWKTAKLFRLSRLEDQCTEYMAKIIERLVERPEFADMIREDAGNVSARQETDSIPLVDEIRFHIASDVQTYSAIEEANQKLSALELLLASIGLEC from the exons ATGGACGCTGTTGATCTGTTTTCAAGCTGCAGAAAGGGCGACATTGCCAGAGTGAG ATACCTGGTTGAACAGAGGGATGTAGAACTGAACATCAGAGATAAGTGGGACAGCACACCTCT GTATTATGCGTGTCTCTGTGGACATGAAGAGCTGGTGCAGTACCTGCTTGCCAATG GAGCGAAGTGTGAGGCGAACACGTTTGACGGCGAGCGCTGTCTGTACGGAGCGCTGAGCGATCCCATCCGCCGCCTGCTCAAAGAGTACAAGCGCATCACGGCGAAGGCCATGCAGAGAGACTACTACGACCAGTTCCTGCAGAC GCTTTTGGAGCAGGGAAACTACAGCGATGTGACGTTTATGGTGCACGGTGAGATGTTCAAGGCCCACCGCTGTATCTTGAGTGCCCGATCAGAATACTTTGCCCACATGCTGGAGACCAAGTGGAGGGGGAAGAGTGACATTACCCTCAAACATCCACTG GTCAACCCTGCTGCCTTTGGTGCAATCATGCAGTATTTCTACACTG GCCGTTTGGATATAGATGTGAATTACGTGGAGGACTGCAAGCGTTTGGCGAAACAGTGCAAGATCAGCGAGCTGATTGAGGAGCTGGAAGTGAAGTGCAAACAGGTTTATGAGTTTG TGTCTAATAAGCCCGGGACGTGTGTGAAGGTGTTGACTCTGGATCCTCATGACTCTCAGCTGCAGGATGGGATGGCTCTGCTGGCTGACAGCGCACTTCCTGCCGAGCTGCGG GTTGGATATGGTCAGCTTCCTTTCGATCTAACTGATAGTTTTCCCAGTTACCCTGACATCTGCTTCCGGGTGGAGGGCTATGACTTCCTGTGTCATAAG GCGTTTTTCTGTGGTCGCAGTGATTATTTTAAAGCTCTGGTGGAGGATCATTTCAGCGAGGGGGAAACTCTGCAGACTCATCCTAGGATTCCCGTCATCACCCTTCATGACGTGTCTCACGATTTGTTTACAAGAATCCTGTACTACATCTACAGTGATAACACTCAG CTCTCTCCTGAGAACGTGTTTGAGGTTCTGTGTGTGGCTGACATGTACCTGCTGCCGGGTCTGAAGCGTCTGTGTGGCAGGACTCTGGCTGTGCTGCTCAACCAGGAGAACGTGCTGCACATGTGGAAGACGGCCAAACTGTTCCGGCTCTCGCGTCTGGAGGACCAGTGCACTGAATACATGGCCAAGATCATAGAGCGG CTGGTGGAAAGGCCAGAGTTTGCTGACATGATCAGAGAGGATGCTGGGAATGTGTCCGCCAGGCAGGAAACAGATTCCATCCCTCTGGTAGACGAGATCCGTTTCCACATCGCCAGTGACGTTCAGACGTACAGCGCCATCGAGGAGGCCAACCAGAAACTGAGCGCGCTGGAGCTCCTGCTGGCCAGCATCGGCCTGGAGTGCTGA
- the LOC127963054 gene encoding keratin, type II cytoskeletal 8-like isoform X1 has protein sequence MNSYSNRSIGSYPRAGAQTPRQVNMALAAAPIRPVSVNTDLLTPVDLQLDPQMQGVRNQEKEEIKSLNNRFASFIDNVRKLEQENKLLETKWQLLQNEAKPESKLEPMLKSYIASLQAKLERVNKDREHLDAELRNAQMQAEKQRQRYEDEINNRDKAENEFVLLKKDVDTVFVVEHALADQVTEVLDDLKFFKSFHEQEIRELQDDLKDTSVVVQMDNSRQLDMDKIIDNMKRQFKEISACSQKDSEAWIKFDMISSQARQCNTEIKDSKGAIADLKRQIARLQKEIASAKFQRESVDDQIKEADRRGEEAVHDAKEQIRALQDAMQKAKQDMTRNVRDYQELMNVKLALDIEIATYRKLLEGEENRLG, from the exons aTGAACTCCTACAGTAACCGCTCAATTGGCTCTTACCCCCGCGCCGGAGCACAAACACCCCGGCAGGTGAACATGGCACTGGCTGCTGCCCCCATCAGGCCTGTCTCTGTTAACACAGACCTCCTAACTCCCGTGGATCTCCAGCTGGACCCTCAAATGCAGGGTGTGCGGAACCAGGAGAAAGAAGAGATCAAATCTCTCAACAATCGCTTTGCCTCCTTCATCGATAAT GTCCGTAAATTAGAGCAGGAGAACAAGCTTTTGGAGACTAAATGGCAGCTGCTACAGAATGAGGCCAAACCTGAGTCTAAACTGGAGCCCATGCTGAAGTCCTACATCGCTTCACTGCAGGCAAAGCTGGAGCGGGTGAATAAAGACAGAGAACACCTGGACGCTGAGCTCAGGAATGCCCAAATGCAGGCTGAGAAACAACGACAAAG GTATGAGGATGAGATTAACAACAGAGATAAAGCTGAAAATGAGTTTGTTCTTCTGAAGAAG GATGTGGATACTGTATTCGTAGTTGAACATGCCTTGGCAGATCAAGTAACTGAAGTCCTGGATGACCTGAAATTTTTCAAGAGCTTCCATGAACAG GAGATCCGTGAGCTGCAGGATGACCTGAAGGACACGTCCGTTGTGGTGCAGATGGACAACAGCAGGCAGCTGGACATGGACAAGATCATCGATAATATGAAGAGACAGTTTAAGGAGATTTCGGCATGCAGCCAAAAGGATTCTGAGGCCTGGATCAAG TTTGATATGATCTCATCACAGGCTCGCCAGTGTAACACTGAGATAAAAGATAGCAAAGGTGCAATAGCTGATTTAAAAAGGCAGATAGCGAGACTGCAGAAGGAGATAGCCTCGGCTAAATTTCAG CGTGAGAGCGTGGATGACCAGATCAAAGAGGCGGATCGTAGAGGTGAGGAGGCGGTGCATGACGCGAAAGAACAAATCAGAGCACTGCAGGACGCAATGCAGAAAGCCAAACAAGACATGACCAGAAATGTTCGAGACTACCAGGAGCTGATGAATGTCAAACTGGCTCTGGATATTGAGATCGCCACCTACAGGAAACTACTGGAAGGAGAAGAGAACAG